From one Microlunatus sp. Gsoil 973 genomic stretch:
- a CDS encoding amidohydrolase family protein, producing the protein MPMINARNGVTTFGDSDLTVINALILDGLADEPVEGGIRIDNGRITEIGPEVRAGDQVVDARGGTVLPGLIDAHCHAFATYLTGSGGIPMTYVGLMGARRLTAALRRGFTTVRDPAGGDPAFARAGMEGLFAGPRYLYTGAPLSQTGGHGDPRPPESSACLHGSEVVDGVDDLRRATRERFRQGAHAIKIMTSGGVISPSDPIAIPQYSADEIRTVVDEATRRGSYVIAHSYSAESVRHSVINGVRSIEHGNLIDAETAALMAEHGAYLVPTLIAYDAMSRRAAALGLPPVSVEKNDEVLGSGQEAVALARDAGVRIGFGSDLMGELEDEQLGGLRLQAEVLGVLETIKCATATNAELIQRDDLGRIAPGAVGDMLILDGDVLADPAALWDDSRPRTVIRSGQVLVAP; encoded by the coding sequence ATGCCGATGATCAATGCCCGCAACGGGGTGACAACGTTCGGTGACTCGGATCTGACCGTGATCAACGCCCTGATCCTCGACGGCCTGGCCGACGAACCGGTCGAGGGAGGAATCCGGATCGACAACGGACGAATCACCGAGATCGGACCCGAGGTGCGGGCCGGCGATCAGGTCGTCGACGCCCGCGGCGGGACGGTGCTGCCGGGCCTGATCGACGCCCACTGTCATGCGTTCGCCACGTATCTGACCGGTAGCGGCGGTATCCCGATGACCTACGTCGGACTGATGGGCGCCCGCCGACTGACCGCCGCACTGCGCCGGGGCTTCACCACCGTCCGGGATCCCGCCGGTGGCGATCCGGCCTTCGCCCGGGCCGGCATGGAAGGGCTCTTCGCGGGCCCGCGGTACCTCTACACCGGCGCCCCGTTGAGCCAGACCGGTGGGCACGGCGATCCTCGCCCGCCGGAGAGCAGCGCCTGCCTGCACGGCAGCGAGGTCGTCGACGGTGTCGATGATCTGCGCCGCGCGACCCGGGAACGATTCCGACAGGGTGCTCACGCGATCAAGATCATGACCTCGGGTGGCGTGATCTCACCGTCGGACCCGATCGCGATCCCGCAGTACTCCGCCGATGAGATCCGTACGGTGGTCGATGAGGCCACCCGGCGAGGCAGCTATGTCATCGCTCATTCCTATTCGGCGGAATCGGTACGGCATTCGGTGATCAACGGCGTACGGAGCATCGAACACGGCAATCTGATCGACGCCGAGACCGCAGCGCTGATGGCCGAACACGGCGCGTACCTGGTGCCGACCTTGATCGCGTACGACGCCATGTCGCGTCGGGCCGCCGCACTCGGGCTGCCGCCGGTGTCGGTGGAGAAGAACGACGAGGTCCTCGGCTCCGGCCAGGAGGCCGTCGCGCTGGCCCGCGATGCCGGAGTCCGGATCGGTTTCGGCTCGGACCTGATGGGCGAACTGGAGGACGAGCAACTCGGCGGCCTGCGCCTGCAGGCCGAGGTGCTCGGGGTCCTCGAGACGATCAAGTGCGCAACAGCGACCAATGCCGAGCTGATCCAGCGCGATGATCTTGGTCGAATCGCGCCGGGCGCGGTCGGCGACATGCTGATCCTCGACGGCGACGTCCTCGCCGATCCGGCGGCGTTGTGGGACGACAGCCGACCCCGTACGGTCATCCGCTCCGGCCAGGTCCTCGTCGCCCCCTGA
- a CDS encoding Lsr2 family protein, protein MAQRVQIILEDDFDGGEADETVAFGLDGSDYEIDLSSDNASKLRDVLAPWVAAARKTGGRRARRSARQTTGPGSAEIRAWAQENGYQVSSRGRVPAEVREAYAKAHG, encoded by the coding sequence ATGGCACAACGTGTCCAGATCATTCTTGAAGATGATTTCGATGGGGGCGAAGCCGACGAGACCGTTGCCTTCGGCCTGGACGGATCCGATTATGAGATCGACCTGTCGAGCGACAACGCATCCAAACTTCGCGACGTCTTGGCGCCGTGGGTAGCTGCGGCGCGCAAAACCGGCGGACGTCGGGCCCGTCGTTCCGCGCGTCAGACAACGGGTCCTGGATCGGCGGAAATCCGCGCCTGGGCCCAGGAAAACGGCTATCAGGTTTCGTCCCGTGGCCGGGTTCCGGCGGAGGTCCGAGAGGCTTACGCCAAAGCGCACGGCTAG
- a CDS encoding SAM-dependent methyltransferase → MSLVRRPRLQSPLLSDSASGPEPQRSWYDAWRDSALGAGGFWHSERPGDHFRTAAGGTGLLAQMLLALIAGSEISTVVDLGAGDGRLLAEIGALAPRLRLIGLDVRTAPPGLPPAAAWLRGQWDAGASLWHPLEGVRPPGPLRSVVRSVVPRDGAPMLIVCAEWLDELPAVVAVSQRAGWRQVLVDVNGAESVGGPVPAADAAWLDRWWTDGSRAESGFTRDAAWSAVIDCLRPSGGVAVMIDYGHRRGGRLAAGSLTGYRRGRQVLPRPSAETNLTAHVAVDSLQAAGEASGARTELMISQREAVDRLLPGPGRTERSDTLARLQEVSERRLLADALGDHWWLVQSVVSRTEPRHA, encoded by the coding sequence ATGAGTCTCGTGCGTCGGCCACGGCTCCAATCTCCGTTGCTCAGCGATTCCGCTTCCGGGCCGGAGCCACAACGCAGCTGGTACGACGCCTGGCGCGACTCCGCGCTGGGTGCGGGCGGTTTCTGGCACAGCGAGCGACCGGGCGATCACTTCCGGACCGCCGCGGGCGGGACCGGGTTACTGGCACAAATGCTGCTGGCACTCATCGCGGGGTCGGAGATCTCCACGGTGGTCGATCTGGGCGCTGGCGACGGTCGGTTGTTGGCCGAGATCGGCGCGCTGGCTCCGCGGCTGCGCCTGATCGGGCTGGACGTCCGGACCGCACCACCCGGCTTGCCTCCGGCCGCGGCCTGGCTGCGCGGGCAGTGGGATGCCGGGGCGTCGCTGTGGCACCCGCTGGAGGGCGTACGTCCACCGGGCCCGCTGCGGTCGGTTGTGCGGTCGGTCGTTCCGCGGGACGGGGCGCCGATGCTGATCGTCTGCGCTGAGTGGCTGGACGAACTGCCGGCGGTGGTCGCCGTGTCGCAGCGCGCAGGCTGGCGCCAGGTCCTGGTTGACGTGAACGGGGCCGAGTCGGTGGGCGGGCCGGTGCCTGCTGCCGACGCCGCCTGGCTGGACCGTTGGTGGACCGATGGTTCCCGCGCGGAGTCGGGGTTTACCCGGGACGCCGCCTGGTCGGCCGTGATCGACTGTCTTCGTCCGTCCGGTGGCGTGGCGGTGATGATCGACTACGGCCACCGGCGCGGAGGGCGGCTGGCCGCAGGTTCACTGACCGGTTACCGGCGGGGTCGGCAGGTGTTGCCGCGCCCGTCGGCGGAGACCAACCTCACTGCCCATGTCGCGGTCGACAGTCTGCAGGCCGCCGGTGAGGCATCCGGAGCGCGTACCGAGCTGATGATCTCGCAGCGAGAAGCAGTGGACCGGCTGCTGCCGGGCCCAGGGCGTACGGAACGGTCCGACACCCTGGCCCGGCTGCAAGAGGTGAGCGAACGCCGCTTGCTGGCCGACGCGCTCGGCGATCACTGGTGGTTGGTGCAGTCTGTCGTCAGTCGCACCGAACCGCGACACGCCTAG
- a CDS encoding ABC transporter ATP-binding protein: MTTPVVEVSNLVKRYRDTSALDDVSLTLRQNTLYGLLGRNGAGKTTLMSILTAQNFETSGTVRVFGKHPYENASVLSRMCFIRESQRYPDGFRARHAFRAASMFFHNWDQQLCDQLIRDFELPQDRTIKKLSRGQTSAVGVIIGLASRAEITFFDEPYLGLDAVARQIFYDRLLAEYSEFPRTIVLSSHLIDEVSNLLEHVIVLDHGRVVMDADADEVRGSAFTLIGPKALVESFVGGREVIHREAIGSFASVTVEGPLSALERREATELGLDVAPVSLQQLVIRRTTPEVGSQAGEDRADRMEVVR; the protein is encoded by the coding sequence ATGACGACACCGGTCGTCGAAGTCAGCAACCTGGTGAAGCGCTACCGGGACACGTCCGCGCTGGACGACGTCTCGCTGACTTTGCGCCAGAACACGCTGTACGGCCTGCTCGGCCGCAACGGCGCCGGCAAGACGACACTGATGTCGATCCTGACCGCACAGAATTTCGAGACCTCGGGAACGGTCCGGGTCTTCGGCAAACATCCCTACGAGAACGCGTCGGTGCTCAGCCGGATGTGCTTCATCCGCGAGTCGCAGAGGTATCCCGACGGCTTCCGGGCCCGGCACGCCTTCCGGGCGGCGTCGATGTTCTTCCACAACTGGGACCAGCAACTGTGTGATCAACTGATCCGTGACTTCGAACTGCCGCAGGATCGGACGATCAAGAAGCTGTCCCGCGGGCAGACGTCTGCCGTAGGGGTGATCATCGGCCTGGCGTCGCGAGCGGAGATCACGTTCTTCGACGAACCGTATCTCGGGCTCGACGCGGTGGCCCGGCAGATCTTCTACGACCGGCTGCTCGCCGAGTACAGCGAGTTCCCGCGGACGATCGTGCTCTCCTCACACCTGATCGACGAGGTCTCCAATCTGCTCGAGCACGTGATCGTTCTCGATCATGGTCGGGTCGTGATGGACGCCGACGCGGATGAGGTCCGGGGTTCGGCATTCACCCTGATCGGTCCGAAGGCCCTGGTGGAGTCTTTCGTCGGTGGCCGCGAGGTGATCCACCGCGAGGCGATCGGATCCTTCGCCTCGGTCACTGTCGAGGGGCCGCTGTCGGCTCTGGAGCGACGGGAGGCGACCGAACTCGGACTCGACGTTGCCCCGGTCTCGCTGCAGCAGTTGGTCATCCGGCGGACGACACCGGAGGTCGGGAGTCAGGCAGGCGAGGACCGGGCGGACAGGATGGAGGTCGTCCGATGA
- a CDS encoding GntR family transcriptional regulator has translation MIEGDRPIFLQIAEMIENDIVEGHLAADEQVPSTNEFAAHHRINPATAAKGINRLVDDGILYKKRGIGMFVAATARDALLAKRKARFVENYLEPMLAEARKLGISPGEVTALITRGDGAIAGRPGGRVES, from the coding sequence GTGATCGAGGGCGACCGTCCGATCTTCCTGCAGATCGCAGAGATGATCGAGAACGACATCGTCGAGGGCCATCTGGCTGCCGACGAACAGGTCCCGTCGACGAACGAGTTCGCGGCTCATCACCGGATCAATCCGGCGACCGCGGCAAAGGGCATCAACCGGCTGGTCGATGACGGAATTCTCTACAAGAAGCGAGGAATCGGGATGTTCGTTGCCGCCACGGCGCGGGACGCCCTCTTGGCGAAGCGCAAGGCGCGCTTCGTCGAGAACTACCTCGAGCCGATGCTGGCCGAGGCCCGAAAACTCGGCATCTCGCCGGGCGAGGTGACCGCATTGATCACCCGGGGCGACGGCGCCATCGCCGGTCGACCGGGCGGAAGGGTGGAATCATGA
- a CDS encoding NADH-quinone oxidoreductase subunit D, which produces MPDRNQPPVDQPTRVLIGSPAAGIVPDPPPPGVILLDLGADHPTRAGLLELRIWPDGTRVGRAEVVVGAMHRGAEKLYEVRDYRQILMLADRHDWQAPAAAETVIALACERLLGLEIPVRAQWLRTVLAEHARITSHLGFLGYLWTRNGLQSPVPALRERLRRQLQVLTGNRVHPMINRLGGLAADADDQWLAAEDQLARDALPVADRAVELITELGPEADRIPRLDAQLIKVYGVSGPAARAAGIDLDLRVHQPYLGYPELRRELRVDASEAVPLNGSVRARLWMLAAEIGSSVRVIGRCVERLSELPGPVSVRLGKIVKLPEGEIYAASEAPLGTAGCYLVSRGEKTPWRLKLRTPSFNNVAALEALLPGCPIDDLELLMASCGYVVGDIDK; this is translated from the coding sequence GTGCCGGACCGTAACCAGCCGCCTGTCGACCAGCCGACCCGGGTATTGATCGGGTCGCCGGCAGCAGGGATCGTGCCGGATCCACCGCCGCCCGGAGTGATCCTGTTGGATCTCGGCGCGGACCACCCCACCCGTGCCGGACTGCTCGAGCTGCGGATCTGGCCGGACGGCACTCGCGTCGGCCGGGCCGAAGTCGTTGTCGGCGCCATGCACCGGGGCGCGGAGAAGTTGTACGAGGTCCGCGATTACCGGCAGATCCTGATGCTGGCAGACCGGCACGACTGGCAGGCTCCCGCCGCCGCGGAGACGGTGATCGCCCTGGCCTGTGAGCGCCTGCTCGGGCTGGAGATTCCGGTCCGCGCCCAGTGGTTGCGTACGGTGTTGGCCGAGCACGCCCGGATCACCAGCCATCTCGGTTTCCTCGGATATCTCTGGACACGCAATGGTCTGCAGTCACCGGTTCCGGCGTTGCGGGAGCGGTTGCGCCGGCAACTCCAGGTGCTGACCGGCAACCGGGTCCATCCGATGATCAACCGACTGGGCGGACTCGCGGCCGATGCCGATGATCAGTGGCTCGCGGCCGAAGATCAACTAGCCCGTGACGCTCTGCCGGTCGCGGACCGGGCCGTGGAGTTGATCACTGAGCTGGGTCCGGAGGCAGACCGGATCCCCAGGCTCGACGCGCAGCTGATCAAGGTGTACGGGGTGAGCGGCCCGGCCGCCCGGGCAGCCGGAATCGATCTTGATCTGCGGGTACACCAGCCCTACCTCGGCTATCCGGAGCTGCGGCGGGAGTTGCGGGTCGACGCCTCGGAAGCCGTGCCTCTGAACGGTTCGGTCCGGGCCCGGTTGTGGATGTTGGCGGCAGAGATCGGCAGCAGCGTCCGGGTGATCGGCCGCTGTGTCGAACGGCTCAGTGAGCTTCCCGGACCGGTGAGCGTACGACTGGGCAAGATCGTCAAGCTTCCCGAGGGCGAGATCTACGCAGCGAGCGAGGCACCGCTGGGAACGGCGGGCTGCTACCTCGTCTCGCGCGGGGAGAAGACCCCTTGGCGGCTGAAGCTACGCACACCGAGTTTCAACAATGTCGCCGCGCTCGAAGCCCTGCTGCCCGGCTGCCCGATCGATGATCTTGAACTGCTGATGGCGTCCTGCGGCTACGTCGTCGGAGACATCGACAAGTGA
- a CDS encoding DUF3180 domain-containing protein codes for MHDPTGGPDEPGGDGPDGGDQEPQGNLRRTRPTVLIVVGLIGALVGWTVAAVTGRDGVPVRVAWSGPITLLAAAAVLVCIAYVLHLRLQVNRLRIPDRQAVAWLALGKAGAVVGALMAGGYFGFAIRFVADVQTDAPRERVIRSAVAIIGGIAIMLASLRVERACLVPPDDPKTNQDKDRG; via the coding sequence TTGCACGACCCGACCGGCGGACCGGACGAGCCCGGCGGTGACGGCCCCGACGGCGGTGATCAGGAACCGCAGGGCAATCTGCGGCGCACCCGACCGACCGTCCTGATCGTCGTCGGGCTGATCGGGGCGCTGGTCGGATGGACCGTCGCCGCGGTGACAGGACGCGACGGTGTACCGGTCCGCGTCGCCTGGTCGGGACCGATCACTCTGCTGGCGGCTGCCGCCGTCCTGGTCTGCATCGCCTACGTGCTGCATCTGCGCCTGCAGGTCAATCGGCTGCGGATCCCGGACCGGCAGGCGGTCGCTTGGCTGGCGCTGGGCAAGGCCGGGGCAGTGGTCGGCGCGCTGATGGCCGGCGGCTACTTCGGGTTCGCCATCCGGTTCGTCGCCGACGTACAGACCGATGCACCACGCGAGCGGGTGATCCGTTCGGCCGTGGCGATCATCGGCGGCATCGCGATCATGCTTGCCTCGCTGCGCGTCGAACGCGCCTGTCTGGTGCCACCGGACGACCCGAAAACGAATCAGGACAAGGATCGCGGCTGA
- the folK gene encoding 2-amino-4-hydroxy-6-hydroxymethyldihydropteridine diphosphokinase, whose protein sequence is MKPLRKVVFSVGSNLGDRLANLQGAVDAIRDTPDVIVVDVSSVYETDPVAMADGSPQFLNIVIVGESTLEPRTLLERAQAIEDAFGRERPEPHASRTLDVDLVMVGNTETTQADLTLPHPRAHERGFVLVPWAEIDPSAELPGHGAIAPLLDTVGGEGVTKRDDLIIEGD, encoded by the coding sequence ATGAAACCCCTGCGGAAGGTGGTCTTCTCCGTGGGATCCAACCTCGGTGATCGGCTGGCCAACCTCCAGGGTGCGGTGGACGCGATCCGCGACACCCCGGACGTGATCGTCGTGGACGTCTCCTCGGTGTACGAGACCGACCCGGTCGCCATGGCCGACGGCAGTCCCCAGTTCCTCAACATCGTCATCGTCGGCGAGAGCACCCTGGAGCCGCGGACGCTGCTGGAGCGCGCCCAGGCGATCGAGGACGCCTTCGGCCGCGAACGTCCCGAGCCGCACGCCTCCCGGACCCTGGACGTCGACCTGGTGATGGTCGGCAACACCGAGACCACCCAGGCCGACCTCACCCTGCCCCATCCACGCGCCCACGAGCGCGGTTTCGTCCTGGTTCCCTGGGCCGAGATCGATCCGTCGGCCGAGCTGCCCGGACACGGCGCGATCGCACCGCTGCTGGATACGGTCGGCGGTGAGGGAGTCACCAAGCGCGACGATCTGATCATCGAGGGTGACTGA
- the folB gene encoding dihydroneopterin aldolase — MAGNPNVATKPAEDSAGSDTAAAGTVRDRISLRGISGFGHHGVFDFEREQGQRFVVDVVCWLDLSAAAGSDDLGDTLDYGALSAAVVADIESDPLNLIEALAGRIADSCLASPRVHTVEVTVHKPEAPINADVADVAVTLTRSRTRD, encoded by the coding sequence GTGGCAGGTAATCCCAACGTAGCAACGAAGCCTGCGGAGGACTCCGCCGGATCGGACACGGCCGCAGCCGGCACAGTCCGGGACCGGATCAGTCTGCGTGGCATCTCCGGTTTCGGTCATCACGGTGTCTTCGATTTCGAGCGCGAGCAGGGTCAGCGATTCGTCGTCGACGTGGTCTGTTGGCTCGATCTTTCCGCGGCTGCCGGCAGCGATGACCTCGGCGACACGCTGGATTACGGCGCGCTCAGCGCGGCAGTGGTCGCCGACATCGAATCCGATCCGTTGAACCTGATCGAAGCACTGGCCGGACGAATAGCTGATAGCTGCCTGGCGTCACCGCGGGTGCACACGGTGGAGGTCACCGTGCACAAACCCGAGGCGCCGATCAACGCCGATGTGGCCGATGTGGCCGTGACGCTGACAAGGAGCCGAACCCGTGACTAG
- the folP gene encoding dihydropteroate synthase yields MTELPVVAGLPAPGRTLVMGVINVTPDSFSDGGSFFDHDAAVRHGQELIAEGADILDIGGESTRPGASRVDPEEELRRTIPVIRDLADEPAIREGRTAISVDTMRARTAQQAYQAGARLINDVSGGQADPAMIPVAAELGCAYVQMHWRGHSVDMQSKANYRNVVSEVREELARLADRALAAGIRSDRLVLDPGFGFAKTGDHNWELLQHLDVLHELGRPLLFAASRKRFLGTLLADPDGSPRPPLGRDDATAVLTGWAALHDFWAVRVHTVRPSRDAVAVVERLRRSPESNSS; encoded by the coding sequence GTGACTGAACTGCCGGTGGTTGCCGGGCTGCCGGCACCCGGACGAACGCTGGTGATGGGCGTGATCAACGTGACGCCCGATTCGTTCTCCGACGGCGGCTCGTTCTTCGACCACGACGCAGCTGTACGCCACGGACAGGAACTGATCGCCGAGGGTGCTGACATCCTCGACATCGGCGGGGAGTCGACCCGCCCGGGCGCGTCCCGGGTCGATCCGGAGGAGGAACTCCGCCGAACGATCCCGGTCATCCGCGACCTGGCCGATGAACCGGCGATCCGCGAGGGCCGGACCGCGATCAGCGTGGACACCATGCGGGCACGCACCGCGCAGCAGGCGTACCAGGCCGGGGCTCGGCTGATCAACGACGTCTCGGGCGGCCAGGCCGATCCGGCAATGATCCCGGTCGCGGCCGAGCTCGGGTGTGCCTACGTCCAGATGCACTGGCGCGGGCACTCGGTCGACATGCAGTCCAAGGCCAACTACCGCAACGTGGTCAGCGAGGTACGCGAGGAACTGGCCAGGCTCGCCGACCGGGCCCTGGCTGCCGGCATCCGCTCCGACCGGTTGGTGCTGGATCCCGGATTCGGTTTCGCCAAGACCGGCGACCACAACTGGGAGCTGCTGCAACACCTCGACGTGCTGCACGAACTCGGCCGGCCGTTGCTCTTCGCCGCCTCCCGGAAGCGCTTCCTCGGAACCCTGCTCGCCGATCCCGACGGCAGCCCTCGTCCGCCGCTTGGCCGCGACGACGCCACCGCGGTGCTCACCGGCTGGGCGGCGCTGCACGACTTCTGGGCGGTCCGGGTGCACACCGTACGACCCAGCCGGGACGCTGTAGCTGTCGTCGAACGGCTCCGTCGCTCGCCCGAATCGAACAGCTCCTAG
- the folE gene encoding GTP cyclohydrolase I FolE — MLGPGNSNKFDHDRIVRAVRELLIGIGEDPDRDGLRKTPERVAKAYAEILAGLHQEPSDVLATTFDLGHDELVLVKDIEVWSICEHHLLPFTGVAHVGYIPGEHGRITGLSKLARLVDVYAKRPQVQERLTTQIAEELVATLSPRGVIVVLECEHQCMIMRGVKKPGSKTVTSAVRGGMRDPVTRAEAMSLITS, encoded by the coding sequence CTGCTGGGACCGGGCAACTCGAACAAGTTCGATCATGATCGGATCGTTCGGGCGGTCCGCGAGCTGCTGATCGGCATCGGCGAGGACCCGGACCGCGACGGGCTGCGGAAGACACCGGAACGGGTCGCCAAGGCGTACGCCGAGATCCTGGCCGGACTGCACCAGGAACCTTCCGATGTGCTTGCCACCACCTTCGACCTCGGCCACGACGAGCTGGTGCTGGTCAAGGACATCGAGGTGTGGAGCATTTGCGAACACCACCTGCTGCCGTTCACCGGCGTCGCCCACGTTGGCTACATCCCCGGCGAGCACGGCCGGATCACCGGTTTGTCCAAGCTGGCTCGGTTGGTCGACGTGTATGCCAAGCGGCCGCAGGTACAGGAGCGGCTGACCACGCAGATCGCCGAGGAACTGGTCGCGACCCTCAGTCCGCGCGGGGTGATCGTCGTACTGGAATGCGAGCATCAGTGCATGATCATGCGCGGTGTGAAGAAGCCAGGGTCGAAGACCGTCACCAGCGCCGTCCGTGGCGGTATGCGCGACCCGGTCACCCGCGCCGAGGCGATGAGCCTGATCACCTCCTGA
- the hpt gene encoding hypoxanthine phosphoribosyltransferase encodes MDSADAGDELTKVLYTPEDLSGRLAELAAEIDAEYAGKDLLLVGVLSGAVMVMADLSRALTIHCEMDWMAISSYGSGTQSSGVVRILKDLNTNISDRHVLVVEDIIDTGLTLSYLISNLRSRDPASLNIMTMFRKPEAIKSDVDVRWVGFDIPNEFVVGYGLDYDGRYRNLTSVGTLSPHIYS; translated from the coding sequence GTGGATTCCGCAGACGCCGGCGACGAACTGACCAAGGTCCTGTACACCCCCGAAGATCTCTCGGGGCGACTGGCGGAGTTGGCCGCCGAGATCGACGCGGAGTACGCCGGCAAGGATCTGCTGTTGGTGGGCGTACTGAGCGGCGCGGTGATGGTGATGGCCGACCTGTCCCGTGCGCTGACCATCCACTGCGAGATGGACTGGATGGCGATCTCGTCCTACGGGTCGGGCACCCAGTCCTCGGGTGTGGTGCGGATCCTCAAGGACCTCAACACCAACATCTCCGACCGCCACGTTCTGGTCGTGGAGGACATCATCGACACCGGGCTGACCCTGTCCTATCTGATCAGCAACCTGCGTTCCCGGGACCCGGCGAGCCTGAACATCATGACGATGTTCCGCAAGCCGGAGGCGATCAAGAGCGACGTGGATGTGCGTTGGGTCGGCTTCGACATCCCCAACGAGTTCGTCGTCGGTTACGGCCTGGACTACGACGGCCGCTACCGCAACCTGACCTCGGTCGGTACCCTCTCACCGCACATCTACAGCTGA
- a CDS encoding bifunctional 2-polyprenyl-6-hydroxyphenol methylase/3-demethylubiquinol 3-O-methyltransferase UbiG — MTEDPFGDSRLVGLYDQDNPGGADHDFYRRLADENGAETIVDLGCGTGLLTVTLAGQGRAVIGVDPSRTMLDFARQRDHAGSVTWADGDSSALPTALAGRPADLVVMTGNTAQHILGAAWPRTLHDIHDALRPGGLVAFESRNPDNRAWESWSAGDRSTRDTPHGRLTEWLEVTSVAPDEVTFAAHNLFEDTGEDAVYPTTLAFRTAAELTAQLSEAGLTVRSIHGGWSDEPVTPASRVLVVTAER; from the coding sequence GTGACTGAGGACCCTTTCGGTGACTCGCGCCTGGTCGGTCTGTACGACCAGGACAATCCCGGCGGCGCCGACCACGACTTCTATCGGAGGTTGGCCGACGAGAACGGCGCCGAGACGATCGTCGATCTCGGCTGCGGCACGGGCCTGTTGACCGTAACGCTCGCCGGTCAGGGCCGCGCGGTGATCGGCGTGGATCCGTCGAGGACGATGCTCGACTTCGCTCGGCAACGCGACCACGCGGGGTCGGTGACCTGGGCCGACGGTGACTCCTCGGCGTTGCCCACAGCGCTGGCCGGGCGTCCGGCCGATCTCGTGGTGATGACCGGCAACACCGCCCAGCACATCTTGGGAGCGGCCTGGCCCCGGACGCTGCACGACATCCACGACGCGCTCCGACCCGGCGGGCTGGTCGCGTTCGAGAGCCGCAATCCGGACAACCGTGCCTGGGAGTCCTGGTCCGCCGGAGACCGGAGCACCCGGGACACACCCCATGGGCGGCTGACCGAGTGGTTGGAGGTCACGTCGGTCGCGCCGGACGAAGTCACCTTCGCGGCACACAACCTGTTCGAGGACACCGGGGAGGACGCCGTCTACCCGACGACACTCGCCTTCCGCACCGCCGCGGAGCTGACCGCTCAGTTGTCCGAGGCCGGGCTGACCGTACGGTCGATCCACGGCGGCTGGTCGGATGAGCCGGTCACACCGGCGAGCCGCGTCCTGGTGGTCACCGCCGAGCGCTGA